In a single window of the Deinococcus aetherius genome:
- a CDS encoding Panacea domain-containing protein, producing MENVLNVAKYIIEHERQNKRPLTGMKLQKLLYYAQVYSVILRDEKLFDADFYAWKNGCVAPVVEELHHGYFHIPASFPGESAALQPDSTRVLRLTLRDQARLTAEELSDRNHKELPWHVAYEQAKQLGMVHPNSWKTEMEVNMSENVKRGYKRQGDSVIPVPVPPGVDPLTYSRVLAQLADMNSVEDFVEALAESDLGLLAYITREVPFNAYSKARMIEAVGDHWEDDPDAVRSALISALSDQSSLVQDRAFRGLISFYYDGDPEVRSLIDGKPLETYNPAVRPTVEDLLYHA from the coding sequence ATGGAGAATGTCCTCAACGTTGCAAAGTACATCATCGAGCATGAGAGGCAGAACAAGAGGCCGTTGACCGGGATGAAGCTGCAGAAGTTGCTTTATTACGCTCAGGTTTACTCGGTCATCCTCAGGGATGAGAAGCTGTTCGATGCGGATTTTTACGCCTGGAAAAATGGTTGTGTCGCCCCGGTTGTTGAGGAGCTACACCATGGGTACTTTCACATCCCTGCCAGCTTCCCTGGTGAGTCGGCAGCACTCCAGCCGGACAGCACAAGGGTCCTTCGCTTGACGCTGAGAGACCAGGCCAGGCTGACCGCCGAGGAGCTTTCTGACCGCAATCATAAAGAGCTGCCATGGCACGTCGCCTACGAGCAGGCCAAGCAGCTCGGGATGGTGCATCCAAATTCTTGGAAGACGGAGATGGAGGTGAATATGTCGGAGAACGTGAAGAGGGGGTACAAGCGGCAGGGTGACAGCGTAATCCCTGTGCCGGTCCCGCCGGGTGTCGATCCGCTGACCTACAGCCGAGTCCTGGCCCAGCTAGCTGATATGAATTCGGTTGAGGATTTTGTGGAGGCGTTGGCGGAGTCTGACCTCGGCCTCCTCGCGTATATCACCCGCGAGGTCCCGTTCAATGCCTACTCGAAGGCACGTATGATCGAGGCTGTTGGCGACCACTGGGAGGACGATCCGGACGCCGTGCGTTCGGCCCTCATCTCTGCCCTCAGCGATCAGTCCTCCCTGGTACAGGACAGGGCATTCAGAGGCCTCATCAGCTTTTATTACGACGGCGACCCTGAAGTGCGGAGCTTGATCGATGGGAAGCCGCTGGAGACCTACAACCCTGCCGTCCGTCCAACCGTTGAGGACCTTCTGTATCATGCCTGA